In Prinia subflava isolate CZ2003 ecotype Zambia chromosome 8, Cam_Psub_1.2, whole genome shotgun sequence, the genomic window CCCCGGCACGTTGGCACAGCATCTGCGCTGGCCCGTAAATAGCCCAGCTGCGGTCGTGCCGAATGGCACGGCAGCACAGCTCCACGGCCACCGCCACGGCTCccgctctgctgctgccagccagggagAACAGGAGACCTGCAGGGCTCATCCAGCCCcagcttttgttttgaaaatatttatccaCGTCTATCAGACCCAAGGCTTGTGAAGGCAGCAAGCACAGGCTGCCTGGCACAACACAGCCCCGAGGGCAGCCAAGCAGACTGAAAGGAGAATGTGCTGCACCTTGGTTTGAGGAGTCAAACtactgcccaggctggggatgcagagcccagctctgctcccctctgaggggctgcagtAGGACCAGAGCAGGCAAAGCCTTTCCCACTGCTGGGAATTCAGGAGGCTCAACCCTCACCTGGAGATGGGGCATCTATGGGTCTCCTTCCCCACCTGGAGATGGGGCGCCTCCAGCTACACAAGAGCTTTCCTCAAGCCAAGCCACCTCTCCTTGGGATGTGCAACATGACagagggggcaggacctcccaCTCCTGCTACAGCTGCATACCCCAAGGGAAGAGTTGGCTCCTCTCCCACggagctgtgtgccctggctgtACAGGAATTTGGACACTGCCCTTCTCAGGGAGCCTCCCTTGGGTGGTTGTGTGAaagaagagcaggagctgggatgcaAAGGGAGAGCCAGGCAGGTCTGGACATGTCCACCCATCAGGGATACAGAGGGGAcaagcagggcagggacagtcAGAGCCACAGGTTTGCTCAGAGGATGGATCTCAGGAGCTTTGCATGAACTCTGAGCCTGACACAGGgtctgggggctgtgggggactGAGCACCCCAAGGAGCTGACAGGAATCCTGGCACAAAAGTTTGGGGAAGGAAGGATTGGGGTGATtggctctgctcacagcaggctgaggggcacaggggcatcaagggcacagagctccagtatttttccacatttcacAGCACATTGGCAAAGCTGGGTCTGACAAGCAGCCAAGGGAgcaaaggagggagggagcattTTGGAGATGCCACCATCACAACCATCGGCTGTGACAGGAGAAGGTGACTCCTGACGGCCCCGTGATGCTGCTGAGGGAgcccagggaaaaggagggtATTAGCCCAGGCTACAGGCATTAGTGCTTCCAGGGCTGTTCCACAGAGCCAGCAATGCGGGGGACACGAGGACAGTCCTAAAGCTGTGGGGTCTTGAGCTGTAACAGGCTGCAGCCTTGGGGTGCTCAGAGATGGGACAGTACACTGGGCACAGAGGGGGAGATATCCCCTGGGTGTGACTGGGGCACAGGCTATGAAGGTCCCCAAGGGATGTGTGtgggctgtggcacaggtcAGGTTAGCAGATGGAGTCTCAGGATTTGGGGTGTAAGGGAGGTCAAGTCGTGCTGGCCAGAGATCCAGCACACAAGGATGTCCCCGAAGGGTTAGGTTTGGGCCTAGAGGTGACAACAGGGCCCCTCAGGACTGGGGGCAGGACTGCAGGGCACATGGAGGGACCCCACTGGCATTGCTGCAAGACATGGGTGGGGTTTAGGGAATGGTTTCCTGGGAGCATCATACAGGAGAGTGGAGGCGACAGCACAGCATGGGGGAACAGGGTCCAGAACAAGGGCCCCTCAGGTGTGCTCAGGGCAAGTGGCAGCAATGGGACCCTGTGGGGGAgttctgcagggacaggacagagatGAGTGATGGGAGCAAACCTAGAGCAGATACCCCAGAGAGTACTCCAAGAGGGCAGGGGTGATGGGTGCTatggggcacagcagggagagcccaggggTGGTTACACTGCAAAGCATCGAGGTGAGGTGGGAAGAAGGGCACTGTGAGAGCTGGGGGGAGCTTTGAGTGCTCTTAAGCACAGGAAATGCCCAGGAGGGATTTCAGAAATAGGGTGATGGggagcaagggcagcagcagtgcctgaggTGCAGGTATTGGGGAAAGGTGTCCATGGAGAAGGAAGACAAAATCAGGATGTCCTGCATGGAGCATCCCAGCAGTCACCTGCTCTGGGGGTGTCACCTGGGAGTGGGGCAGGAGGATCTGGGTGTGCAGGCCATTGatggcagcagggaggtggcagacCCAGGTGCTCAGGGGTAGGGATGGGTGACACGGCCGACAGGGACCTTGAGGCCCTGTGCATGGGAGGGCAGCACGGGAGGTGGCCCAGGAGggcgccggggccgtgccgggggtGCCGGTACCTTTGAGGGAGGTCTCGACGAGGCGCAGGTAGAGCTGGCTGCGCTTGTTGCCGTGGCTCATGCGCTGCCCCAGGCCGTGCCGCTGCAGGACGCACTCCTCGAACCGCACCACGTTGGGGTGCTGCCGCCGGAGGCTCGTCAGGGCCCAGAACTCGGCCAGCGCCAGCTCCACGTTCTCGGGAGCGTCGCAGCGGATCCGCTTCACCGCCAGCCGGGCGCCGCTGCGGCCCGACACCGCCTCGTACACCACGCCGTAGGCGCCGCGGCCGATCTCGGCCAGCAGGCTGTACCGCGggccaccgccgccgccgccgatgcccggccccgccaccgccgccgccgccgccatggccCCGCGCCGCgtcgcccgccgccgccgcgccgtCCTTTGTGTCCCGCGGCGGCCGCCGTCCATggccccccccgccccgcgtgccgggcagcgccgcgcgGGCGAGGGGGCACGCGCCGatgccgccgccgcgccgcgggGCGGAAAAGCGCGCGCTGCCGGCCCCTTTAAGCGTTCGGCCAATCGCGGCCGCGCGGGGCGAACCACCGCGGCGCCGGGGgggggcggcggccgccgcgACGGGGGTCGGCCTCTCCTCGGTGCCGGCCCCGTACTCGGAAAGGGAGGCCCGGGTTTCCCGCCCCGGGCGCGGTAACCGGGTCGAGGCGCCGCCAGCGCGGCTCGGCGCGGCCGGGGCTCAGCGCGGCGGCAGGCCCCTCCCGCTCCCCCGCCACGGTGGTACGCGCCGCGCCGGTGTAAACAGGCCGGTCCTGGGGGCCCCGGCGTCCGCCGCAGGTCCCCCACCGTCCCTCACTCCCCCCGGGTGCGGCCCGGGAGAGGCGGTGCGGGCTCGGGCCTGGCCCGCGGGGCTCACCtggggagcggcggcgggcgctccgggccgggcgctgcgcGGCGGCGTGTGAATGGGCGGGGtgggggagcggcggcggcggcggcggtgggaTAAGAGCGTGGCCGCGCGCCCTGACGTAACCCCTTATGTAACGGCGGGGGGTGACCCGCCCCCACCAGCCCCCTcccaccgccccgggaccggcGGTGTACCGGGGGGGCGGGATGCCCCGGGGTGGGTTGGGAGGAGCGGTGCACCGGAGGTTGCCCTGCGGTACACGGGGTCCGGTGCACcggccagggctgtgtgtgatgCCGCCGGGGGAGTGATGCTCCGGGACACGGTGCGCCGGCAGTAGCTCGGTGCACCGGGGAGGGGGGCGGTGCACACGCTGTAGGTGATGACCCGGCGGGGAGGTGATGCCGTCAGGGAGGTGATTCCCCGGGGAGGGGGTGGTGCCCCGGGACCAAATAAATCCCCGGGACCCGTTGTGCCAGCGGTAGCTGCGCGGTGCTGGATGTTCGGCAGACCGGGAGGGGCGGACGCGCGGCTCGGGGGCGGTTTCACAGCTCCGGCAGCATTCGGGGGCCCCTCCCGGGAGCCGCGCTCACCCCCACGGTTCAACTCCACTGCCGGGGATCACCGGGGAGTTTCCCACTCGAAGTTCCCCGGGAATGTGGCTGCGATCCCGAGAGGATCCTGCTGCCCTGCGGGCCGGCACCCAGGGttttggggacaccccagggtgGCGTGGAGCGGCGCGGCACCCGCCGGGTGGAGACCGTGGGGCTGCAGTGTGTCCCTCCGGGATGGCCGTGTCCCCGCGGGGTTGAGTATTGGCTCCGCCTGGGGCTGGTTTGGTGCCATTTCTCCTGCGAGCATGTGGGGTGGACCACAGAGGTCCCTGTCCCACGCACCGTGCCCAAGTTGCTTTTCATCCCCGAAAGGCATCACGAGTATCCGTCGACTCCGGGCTACCCGGGGGTCTCATcctgttcctggagctgctggtagCTGGCAGTCCCCCGGCACGCGGCCGTCTCTCTCTCCGTGGATTTGGGGAGAGAATGGCCATCCACCCCCACAAAATGTACTTTTCCAGCCGCCTCTCCCGCCTTTTCCTgctccccgcgcggtgccgctggCAGCGGCCACTGCGGCCGGTCAAAGACAGCGTCTGCAGAGCCGGTTCACGGAGGAACTCTCAAAATTCCCTCATTTCTTGACCCACTGCTGAGCCTTGTGCCGCTGCCATCacgcagccccagcagctcccggc contains:
- the STK35 gene encoding serine/threonine-protein kinase 35, which codes for MPFGDEKQLGHVELNRGGERGSREGPPNAAGAVKPPPSRASAPPGLPNIQHRAATAGTTGPGDLFGPGAPPPPRGITSLTASPPRRVITYSVCTAPLPGAPSYCRRTVSRSITPPAASHTALAGAPDPVYRRATSGTVGDLRRTPGPPGPACLHRRGAYHRGGGAGGACRRAEPRPRRAALAAPRPGYRARGGKPGPPFPSTGPAPRRGRPPSRRPPPPPGAAVVRPARPRLAERLKGPAARAFPPRGAAAASARAPSPARRCPARGAGGAMDGGRRGTQRTARRRRATRRGAMAAAAAVAGPGIGGGGGGPRYSLLAEIGRGAYGVVYEAVSGRSGARLAVKRIRCDAPENVELALAEFWALTSLRRQHPNVVRFEECVLQRHGLGQRMSHGNKRSQLYLRLVETSLKGERILGYAEEPCYLWFVMEFCEGGDLNQYVLSRRPDPATNKSFMLQLTSAIAFLHKNHIVHRDLKPDNILITEKSGTPVLKVADFGLSKVCAGLTARGKEGGHENKNVNVNKYWLSSACGSDFYMAPEVWEGHYTAKADIFALGIIIWAMIERITFIDAETKKELLGTYIKQGTEIVPVGEALLENPKMELHIPQKRRTSMSEGIKQLLKDMLAANPQDRPDAFELETRMDQVTCAA